The Ignavibacteriota bacterium genome includes a region encoding these proteins:
- a CDS encoding polysaccharide biosynthesis protein: MTANDLLRMGNKHGRLRKLTHLRNRYLIGIDTLGLLAIPSIAYLLRTESLEGLAALWESIAVYTLGMIVLKWFIFYAGGLYSTLWAYTSVYELLLVARTIGLSALAEIAVSYGIFYTFGQIPPGIPRSLPILSALMTLFYVTGIRFSIRIIYSAINRKEGHGGESHPVLIAGAGSAGVMIARELQDNPHLGMIPIGFVDDDPNKAEKVIYGIPVFGVIDDIPWITSRTGIKEVIIAMPTAAGEVIRRVDRICKEAGIPSKITPGLFDLVRGAAKIESVHEVQLEDLLRRDVVGSDHAIVSTAILGRRVLVTGAGGSIGSEIVRQLKGFRPSELIILGHGETSIFHMMKELEQTRVPGMVVIPVVADVRDHERMEQVFLTHRPQIIFHAAAHKHVWLMEQNLADAVTNNILGTRVMVTLAEKYGVARFVMISSDKAVNPTSVMGVTKRVAELIVQDA; the protein is encoded by the coding sequence ATGACCGCCAATGACCTTCTACGGATGGGCAACAAGCACGGCCGGCTCCGCAAGCTGACCCACCTCCGCAATCGCTATTTGATCGGCATAGACACCCTGGGGCTCCTTGCCATCCCCTCCATCGCGTACCTCCTGCGCACCGAATCCCTCGAGGGGCTCGCCGCCCTCTGGGAATCCATCGCGGTGTATACACTCGGCATGATCGTCCTCAAGTGGTTCATCTTCTACGCCGGCGGACTCTACAGCACGCTCTGGGCCTATACGAGCGTCTATGAGCTGCTGCTTGTCGCCCGCACCATCGGGCTCTCTGCCCTCGCCGAGATCGCCGTCTCGTATGGCATCTTCTATACCTTCGGACAGATACCGCCAGGGATCCCGCGGTCGCTGCCGATCCTGAGCGCGCTCATGACGCTGTTCTACGTCACCGGTATCCGGTTCTCCATCCGGATCATCTATTCGGCGATCAACAGAAAAGAGGGACATGGCGGGGAGTCCCACCCCGTCCTCATCGCCGGCGCCGGAAGTGCAGGGGTCATGATCGCACGCGAGCTCCAGGATAATCCCCACCTGGGTATGATCCCCATCGGTTTTGTTGACGACGATCCGAACAAGGCAGAGAAGGTCATCTACGGCATCCCCGTGTTCGGAGTGATCGACGACATCCCCTGGATCACGTCCCGCACCGGCATCAAAGAGGTCATCATCGCGATGCCCACGGCAGCGGGAGAGGTGATCCGGCGTGTCGACCGTATATGCAAGGAAGCGGGGATCCCGAGCAAGATCACTCCCGGACTCTTCGACCTGGTCCGCGGCGCAGCAAAGATCGAATCCGTCCATGAGGTGCAACTGGAAGACCTCCTCCGGCGGGATGTCGTGGGATCAGACCACGCGATCGTGAGTACCGCCATCCTGGGTAGGCGCGTCCTCGTCACCGGCGCGGGCGGGTCCATCGGGAGCGAGATCGTCCGTCAGTTGAAAGGCTTCCGCCCCTCCGAACTGATCATCCTGGGCCACGGCGAGACCTCCATCTTCCACATGATGAAGGAGCTGGAGCAGACCCGCGTGCCCGGCATGGTCGTCATCCCGGTCGTTGCCGATGTACGCGACCACGAGCGGATGGAACAGGTTTTTCTGACCCACCGTCCACAGATCATCTTCCATGCTGCGGCACACAAACATGTCTGGCTCATGGAGCAGAACCTTGCTGATGCCGTCACCAATAACATCCTCGGCACCCGCGTGATGGTGACACTTGCCGAAAAGTATGGGGTTGCGCGATTCGTCATGATCTCCAGCGACAAGGCGGTGAACCCCACGAGCGTCATGGGCGTCACGAAGCGCGTCGCCGAACTGATCGTGCAGGATGCGG
- a CDS encoding TIGR03545 family protein, with translation MRKKFILYVLIPAIILGIVVYIFIDGWVEAGLETAGESMVGAKVEIDDLSLSLFPLGVKFERMQVANPDDPWKNIFETRRVAFTMDAGQLLRGKYIINTMEVKDLIIGTKRTTNGTLPGGRPKNEAASDSRSFSALAEDVLNRSVEKTPIFDPAMLRNGVNIDSILKVVDLKSLKHIDTLKARAATATAQWQSTLADVDQTKQRLAVMDSSIRSIDVNKLKDVPTILSAIQTVDNTRKGLNEIVTTYNTRRDAITGEIKQISTAVGEIDDIAKADYQRVLSLARLPDINAIGIAEALVGKQMVRDVKTYLGYVDMAREKIKNYQDSQPKEVSPPRMKGQDIHFAVDRHYPKFWIKNIAISGGEDAKQNPDFFYATGKVLNVSSDQRITGLPLTVDLTGARGSGVKATLGALFDRRKAEPLDEYRASITGVPLAGFAIGSQDFLPATITGAKLGTAVEVRIPGSSFDAKTRLDFRTMTIAYAAPAKNVGERLAREVLGGVSGFDVDLRLWNSAEGFKMALATDLDEQFSARVKAVLGAELAKLQNELRAKVNGIIAQKRAEFDKLYAAKKAEAEQKLAQYTAIVNDKVAMVDAKKKELEAQLEKAKKGGVEDAVKKLFKKP, from the coding sequence ATGAGAAAGAAATTCATCCTCTACGTCCTCATTCCCGCGATCATCCTCGGGATCGTTGTCTACATCTTCATCGACGGCTGGGTGGAAGCCGGACTCGAAACCGCCGGCGAATCGATGGTCGGCGCAAAGGTCGAGATCGACGACCTGTCGCTCTCCCTCTTCCCTCTCGGCGTGAAGTTCGAGCGGATGCAGGTCGCCAACCCCGACGACCCGTGGAAGAACATCTTCGAAACCCGCCGCGTGGCGTTCACCATGGACGCCGGCCAGCTCCTGCGGGGCAAGTACATCATCAATACCATGGAGGTCAAGGACCTCATCATCGGCACCAAGCGCACCACGAACGGCACACTGCCGGGTGGCAGGCCGAAGAATGAAGCCGCATCCGACAGCCGCTCGTTCTCCGCGCTGGCCGAGGATGTGCTCAACCGGAGCGTCGAGAAGACCCCGATCTTCGATCCCGCCATGCTGCGCAACGGCGTCAACATCGACAGCATCCTGAAGGTCGTGGACCTCAAGAGCCTCAAGCACATCGACACGCTGAAGGCGCGTGCGGCAACGGCCACGGCGCAGTGGCAATCGACGCTCGCGGATGTGGACCAGACCAAGCAGCGGCTGGCGGTCATGGACTCCAGCATCCGGTCCATCGACGTCAACAAGCTCAAGGACGTCCCCACGATCCTCTCTGCCATCCAGACCGTGGACAACACCCGCAAGGGCCTCAACGAGATCGTCACCACGTACAACACCCGGCGTGACGCCATCACCGGCGAGATCAAGCAGATCTCCACGGCGGTGGGCGAGATCGACGACATCGCCAAGGCCGACTACCAGCGCGTGCTGAGCCTGGCCCGCCTGCCCGACATCAACGCCATCGGCATCGCCGAAGCGCTCGTGGGCAAGCAGATGGTACGGGACGTCAAGACGTACCTCGGGTACGTGGACATGGCGCGGGAGAAGATCAAGAACTACCAGGACTCCCAGCCGAAGGAAGTGAGCCCGCCGCGGATGAAGGGGCAGGACATCCACTTCGCCGTCGACCGCCACTACCCGAAGTTCTGGATCAAGAACATCGCGATCTCGGGCGGCGAGGATGCGAAGCAGAACCCCGACTTCTTCTACGCCACCGGCAAGGTATTGAACGTCAGCAGCGACCAGCGCATCACCGGGCTCCCCCTCACCGTCGACCTCACGGGTGCACGGGGTTCAGGCGTGAAGGCAACGCTCGGTGCACTCTTCGACCGCCGGAAGGCGGAGCCGCTGGATGAATACCGCGCGAGCATCACCGGCGTGCCGTTGGCCGGGTTCGCTATCGGCAGCCAGGACTTCCTCCCCGCCACGATCACCGGCGCGAAGCTCGGCACCGCGGTCGAGGTGCGGATCCCCGGCAGCAGTTTCGACGCGAAGACGCGGCTCGACTTCCGGACGATGACCATAGCGTACGCAGCACCGGCGAAGAACGTAGGCGAACGGCTGGCGCGTGAAGTGCTGGGCGGCGTGAGCGGGTTCGATGTGGACCTGCGCCTGTGGAATTCGGCAGAAGGGTTCAAGATGGCGCTTGCCACCGACCTGGACGAGCAGTTCTCCGCCCGGGTGAAGGCCGTGCTGGGCGCGGAGCTGGCGAAGCTGCAGAACGAGCTGAGGGCGAAGGTCAACGGCATCATCGCGCAGAAGCGGGCTGAGTTCGACAAGCTCTATGCCGCGAAGAAGGCCGAGGCCGAACAGAAGCTGGCGCAGTACACCGCGATCGTGAACGATAAGGTGGCGATGGTGGATGCGAAGAAGAAGGAGCTGGAGGCGCAGCTGGAGAAGGCGAAGAAGGGTGGTGTGGAAGATGCGGTGAAGAAGTTGTTCAAGAAGCCGTGA
- a CDS encoding TIGR03546 family protein produces MFWLKLIRDFIKILREGQTPAQVAGGFALGSILGLSPNLTLQGILVWFVILILDVNLSAALVALTVFSLFAFLLDPAFHWVGYQILTNIDALTSFWTTLYNAPVAPLTRFNNTVVMGSFISALILFLPVYYGMKKFVVAYRARVGSKVEKWKIYQVIKRSTLVQWYEKLRDLGG; encoded by the coding sequence ATGTTCTGGCTCAAACTCATACGCGATTTCATCAAGATCCTGCGGGAAGGGCAGACACCGGCGCAGGTGGCGGGCGGCTTTGCGCTCGGCTCCATCCTCGGCCTCTCGCCCAACCTCACCCTGCAGGGCATCCTGGTCTGGTTCGTGATCCTGATCCTGGACGTCAACCTCTCCGCGGCACTCGTCGCACTCACGGTCTTCAGCCTGTTCGCGTTCCTGCTCGATCCCGCATTCCATTGGGTCGGCTACCAGATCCTCACGAACATCGATGCGCTGACGTCCTTCTGGACGACACTCTACAACGCGCCCGTCGCCCCCCTCACCCGCTTCAATAATACGGTCGTGATGGGAAGCTTCATCAGCGCCCTCATCCTCTTCCTTCCTGTGTACTACGGGATGAAGAAGTTCGTCGTGGCGTACCGCGCCCGCGTCGGCTCGAAGGTGGAGAAGTGGAAGATCTACCAGGTGATCAAACGGAGCACCCTGGTGCAGTGGTACGAGAAACTTCGCGACCTGGGGGGCTGA
- the ggt gene encoding gamma-glutamyltransferase encodes MVASDQPLASEAGVQIMRQGGNAVDAAVATAFALAVVLPEAGNIGGGGFMVVRMADGTSAALDFREKAPMAASRDMYLDAQGNQTDKSINGHLAAGVPGSVAGMYEAHKRFGKLPWHAVVEPAIRLAADGFIVTKDLSDNVRDDSSRLAKFPASAALFLPDGAPLRIGTRWINPDLAASLQRIATQGPRGFYEGTTADLIVAEMQRGNGIITHEDLKQYTAVWRTPVTTAYRKHTIISMPPPSSGGTTIALMAHMLERYDMRGLGWHSPEGIHLTVEAMRRAFADRNHWFGDPDFVRIPAVRLMSQEYADLRGSTIDPARATPSSAVSYGPAGPAIESMHTTHYSVADGAGNMVSVTTTVNLGFGSAVTVTGAGFLLNNEMDDFASKPGSPNVFGLVQGEANAIAPGKRILSSMSPTIVLDPAGEPLLITGASGGPRIITAVFQVITNVVDHGMDITPAVVAPRFHHQHLPDTILLENNGFADDRIAALRSMGHTTKGIHHLAISPSILRANGVWRGSADPRTGGAAVGY; translated from the coding sequence ATGGTCGCAAGCGACCAGCCTCTTGCCTCCGAAGCCGGCGTGCAGATCATGCGCCAGGGCGGCAACGCCGTGGATGCTGCGGTCGCCACCGCCTTCGCCCTCGCCGTGGTGCTGCCTGAAGCCGGCAACATCGGCGGCGGCGGATTCATGGTCGTGCGCATGGCCGATGGCACCAGCGCAGCACTCGACTTCCGCGAGAAGGCTCCCATGGCCGCGTCACGCGACATGTACCTCGACGCGCAGGGGAACCAGACCGACAAGTCCATCAACGGACACCTCGCAGCGGGCGTGCCGGGCAGCGTTGCCGGCATGTATGAAGCGCACAAGCGCTTCGGCAAACTCCCCTGGCACGCGGTCGTCGAACCCGCGATACGCCTCGCAGCCGACGGCTTCATCGTCACGAAGGACCTCTCGGACAACGTCCGCGACGACTCCTCGCGGTTGGCGAAGTTCCCCGCATCCGCCGCGCTCTTCCTGCCCGACGGCGCTCCGCTCCGCATCGGCACGCGCTGGATCAACCCGGACCTTGCCGCATCCCTCCAGCGCATCGCCACCCAAGGCCCGCGCGGATTCTACGAAGGCACGACCGCCGACCTGATCGTTGCGGAGATGCAGCGCGGCAACGGCATCATCACGCACGAAGACCTCAAGCAGTACACCGCCGTGTGGCGCACGCCGGTCACCACCGCATACCGGAAGCACACCATCATCTCCATGCCGCCGCCGTCATCCGGCGGCACCACCATCGCGCTGATGGCGCACATGCTCGAGCGGTACGACATGCGCGGACTCGGCTGGCATTCGCCCGAAGGGATCCATCTGACCGTCGAAGCGATGCGGCGGGCATTCGCCGACAGGAACCACTGGTTCGGCGACCCCGATTTCGTCCGCATCCCCGCGGTCCGGCTGATGTCGCAGGAGTACGCCGACCTCCGCGGATCCACGATCGATCCGGCCAGGGCAACGCCCTCCAGTGCCGTCAGCTACGGCCCTGCCGGACCCGCGATCGAAAGCATGCACACCACGCACTACTCCGTGGCCGATGGCGCGGGGAATATGGTGTCCGTAACCACCACTGTGAACCTCGGCTTCGGATCCGCTGTTACAGTCACGGGTGCCGGGTTCCTCCTTAATAATGAGATGGATGATTTCGCATCGAAGCCCGGGAGCCCCAATGTCTTCGGACTCGTGCAGGGAGAGGCGAACGCCATCGCACCGGGTAAGCGCATCCTGTCGTCGATGAGTCCAACGATCGTCCTCGACCCCGCAGGCGAACCGCTGCTCATCACCGGCGCCTCGGGCGGGCCGCGCATCATCACGGCGGTGTTCCAGGTGATCACGAACGTTGTGGACCACGGCATGGACATCACCCCGGCGGTCGTGGCGCCGCGGTTCCATCATCAGCATCTGCCGGATACGATCCTGCTGGAGAACAACGGGTTCGCGGACGACCGCATCGCCGCTCTCCGCAGCATGGGGCACACAACGAAGGGCATCCATCACCTCGCCATCTCGCCATCGATCCTCCGTGCGAACGGCGTCTGGCGCGGCAGTGCCGATCCTCGTACGGGCGGCGCAGCTGTCGGCTACTAG
- a CDS encoding family 43 glycosylhydrolase: MKIGIPPHSNHPEACNAAQELTLEKRGVILPLGPKGAWDAGMVESPVIWFDTQAQRFAMVYTGYARVREDIRGYKAVAKPQVGLAWSDDLLHWEKDPRNPIFGPSGIPGSSDEAGTPGPFVIEAQGKYFLFYFGTTRKGYEKGTKAMNVATSTDLVTWKRYEGNPIISPSGTGWRKDAIWHPNVIRHDSTYYLFFNASGVVKGHEEEYIGYAVSTDLLHWDVRDAESPLLVGSMKPGAWDASGRTGDPSVFFTGGRWFMAYYSWDRKNAQDGIAWTTPEEFPLGWRTVPQNPILRIGPPGSFDAVHAAKPFVVLHNGTYHHFYASVADDERREIALATAPLEAIESRLPKRIW, translated from the coding sequence ATGAAAATCGGCATACCTCCTCATAGCAACCATCCTGAGGCCTGCAATGCCGCACAGGAACTGACGCTTGAGAAGCGCGGCGTGATCCTCCCGCTCGGCCCGAAAGGCGCCTGGGACGCCGGCATGGTCGAATCTCCCGTCATCTGGTTCGACACCCAGGCACAGCGCTTCGCCATGGTCTACACCGGCTACGCCCGCGTGCGCGAGGACATCCGCGGCTACAAGGCCGTGGCAAAGCCGCAGGTCGGACTCGCATGGTCCGACGACCTTCTCCACTGGGAGAAAGACCCGCGCAACCCGATCTTCGGCCCGAGCGGCATCCCGGGCTCGTCCGATGAAGCAGGCACTCCCGGCCCGTTCGTCATCGAAGCGCAGGGAAAGTACTTCCTCTTCTACTTCGGCACCACAAGGAAAGGCTACGAAAAAGGGACGAAGGCGATGAACGTTGCCACGTCCACCGACCTCGTCACGTGGAAGCGCTATGAAGGCAACCCCATCATCTCCCCTTCCGGCACCGGCTGGAGGAAAGACGCCATCTGGCATCCCAACGTCATCAGGCACGACAGCACCTACTATCTCTTCTTCAACGCCTCCGGCGTCGTGAAGGGACATGAAGAAGAATACATCGGCTACGCCGTCTCCACCGATCTGCTCCACTGGGATGTCCGCGATGCGGAATCGCCGCTCCTCGTTGGCAGCATGAAGCCGGGGGCATGGGATGCATCGGGGCGGACCGGCGACCCGAGCGTGTTCTTCACCGGCGGACGCTGGTTCATGGCATACTACAGCTGGGACCGGAAGAATGCGCAGGACGGGATCGCGTGGACGACCCCCGAGGAATTCCCGCTCGGGTGGCGCACCGTGCCGCAGAACCCCATACTCCGCATCGGCCCTCCGGGCTCGTTCGATGCCGTCCATGCTGCAAAGCCGTTCGTGGTCCTTCACAACGGAACGTACCATCACTTTTATGCATCCGTGGCGGACGACGAGCGCCGCGAGATCGCGTTGGCGACAGCACCGCTGGAGGCGATAGAGTCGAGGTTGCCAAAAAGGATCTGGTGA
- a CDS encoding TolC family protein has protein sequence MKIDLRSYGSASRAMLLTLLILAMPLAGRAQAPVAIGLAQAAERVIEANPLVLAAHQDVLASEKQLSRAWREYVPTITANARYSYLDDDIALTVNPIKVPLPPAGITINVPPVTLLDRSTLRADVTATVPLFTGFRIASGIRASRHMVQDATAQDTLAMQRAVASTLVAYHQCLLADRLVAAREEAYATVTAHQHRVEALQQQGIATQYDRIRADLALSEAKKSLEESRNGRLVAYSLLKKQLAYPDSVRITLTDSLTYVPYPVDLESAIVEARGARPEIRSVEEKREAVHAMSNAEFGKMLPQIGAFARYEFIEKSLTQLDPRWIVGVSASLTIFNGFKDLAASQAYDIQEEKLNNVGDEVGNSIALEVRKYHADKNTAEQQIAAAETSLRLALEALRMADLRFSTGSGTSLEVLDAQTAVVAGKTSLALALYNYRTATIELTRSVARTDALFRGVF, from the coding sequence ATGAAGATAGATCTCCGCAGTTACGGCTCTGCCTCCAGGGCCATGCTCCTCACCCTGCTGATCCTCGCGATGCCGCTGGCCGGCAGGGCGCAAGCCCCGGTCGCGATCGGACTCGCACAGGCAGCAGAACGGGTCATCGAGGCGAATCCGCTGGTCCTCGCCGCACACCAGGATGTCCTGGCCTCCGAGAAACAACTCAGCCGCGCGTGGCGTGAATACGTCCCGACGATCACCGCCAACGCGCGCTACAGCTACCTGGACGACGATATCGCCCTCACCGTGAACCCTATCAAGGTCCCGCTGCCGCCGGCCGGTATCACCATCAACGTCCCGCCGGTCACGCTGTTGGACCGCTCCACCCTGCGCGCCGATGTGACCGCCACGGTGCCGCTGTTCACCGGCTTCCGGATCGCCTCCGGCATCCGCGCTTCACGCCACATGGTGCAGGATGCCACGGCACAGGATACGCTCGCGATGCAGCGTGCCGTTGCATCGACGCTCGTGGCCTATCACCAGTGCCTCCTCGCGGACCGCCTCGTGGCCGCCCGGGAAGAAGCCTATGCCACCGTCACCGCGCACCAGCACCGCGTGGAAGCCCTCCAGCAGCAGGGGATCGCGACGCAGTACGACCGCATCCGCGCCGACCTCGCGCTCAGCGAGGCGAAGAAATCGCTGGAAGAATCGCGCAATGGCCGGCTCGTCGCGTATTCGCTCCTGAAGAAACAGCTCGCGTATCCGGATTCGGTCCGGATCACGCTCACGGATTCGCTCACGTATGTGCCATATCCGGTGGACCTCGAGAGCGCCATCGTGGAGGCCCGCGGTGCGCGCCCCGAGATCCGCTCCGTGGAAGAGAAACGCGAGGCCGTCCATGCGATGTCCAATGCGGAGTTCGGCAAGATGCTTCCGCAGATCGGCGCATTCGCACGGTACGAGTTCATCGAGAAGTCGCTTACGCAGCTCGACCCCCGCTGGATCGTGGGCGTGAGCGCAAGCCTGACGATCTTCAACGGGTTCAAGGACCTGGCCGCGTCGCAGGCATACGACATTCAGGAAGAGAAGTTGAACAATGTAGGCGATGAGGTGGGGAACAGCATCGCTCTGGAAGTGCGGAAGTATCACGCCGACAAGAACACGGCCGAACAGCAGATCGCCGCCGCGGAAACGTCGCTCCGGCTCGCCCTGGAGGCGCTCCGGATGGCGGACCTGCGGTTCTCGACCGGCAGCGGGACGTCCCTGGAGGTACTGGACGCCCAGACGGCGGTGGTGGCGGGGAAGACCTCCCTCGCGCTCGCACTCTATAATTATCGCACGGCAACGATCGAACTCACCCGTTCGGTCGCGCGTACCGATGCCCTGTTCCGTGGTGTATTCTGA